One Carettochelys insculpta isolate YL-2023 chromosome 1, ASM3395843v1, whole genome shotgun sequence genomic window, CTTTTTGGTTGCACTTGCCAACTTGCTGCTGCCTTCCCACCTCTGATTTGAAGACTGTAGTTAAAAAACACTTTCTTGcctttgtaaacaaactttaactCCATCTAACCCTTCCATAGGTCCACTTGACATAGACCTGGCTGACATTGTTCTGCCAGAGAATAAGCTTTCCCTTCTGGTCTCCAGACTGTCGATGTTCTTGATCTTCTGGCCTATGACCTTCATGAATGTTTGATAAAATTCTTTGCATGCAAAATAGTAAATAAATGGATCTATGCAGTTGTTCaggcaactgaggcacagagtgagcTTGTAAGCAGGGTAGAAGCTCTTCTTGAAGAAGAGGCGTCCGATCATATGCACAAGTAGAATAAAATTATTAGGGGCGAAGCAAGTGATGAATACTAAGAGGACAATGGCAGCCAAGTAAACAGACCTAGTCTTCTGCGTGCTACCATGTCTGTTAGAGGTCTGAATTAGCTTCCGAATAATGCGGATATAGCAGGCTACTGTCACTATGAATGGGATCAGGAAGAGAAGAACAAATAATGTGAAAAGAAAGGCCGCCCATGCTATGAGATTGGGCAGCATCTCCCATTTGAGCACGTCAAAGCAAGTTACTATTCCTAGTTCTTTCACTTCATAGGTCAGATCTGTGCTTTCCAGTGGGTATAGTGCCAATAGCAAAAAGGCCCACATTcccaagcaggcagccagtgcatATCTCTTTCTTCTCCACTTGATTAATTTCATGGGACACACCACTCCCAAGTACCGCTCGATGCTGATGAAGGTCATGGTGAGTATGGAAGAATACATGTTTGAGTAGAACATTACTGTGACTAAACTGCAAGTGCTCTTACCAAACATccagttgttgttgttgatgtgATAAATAATttggaagggaaaacagcaagcCAGGCTGAGGTCTGTGATGGTAAGGTTAATCATGAAGATGACAGTGGGTGTCTTGGGTTTGATGTGGAAGCAGAACACCCAAAGTGAGAACACATTCCCAGGGATGCTGATGATGGCCACCAAGGAGTACACAACTGGGAGGGTGACTGTAATAGCTTTGTTCTGAAGCATGGCCATTGTTTCATTGTCCAGTGTGGTCGTATTGTTAAGCATTATGGAAAAAGAAGTTGATTCTTAAACTTCATGGAGTCCCGTTAAAATCTAAAGGACAAATAGGAAAGAGATGTCAAAACAATAGTTGAGaatacatttttttcctgttgatGAAATGTACCAAACAAAAAGCATTATTTATGTTCACATGTCAATTTAGTTTtgaattgaaatatttcattactTCAAATTCATCTTTAGCAAATACCAAGTGTGGAATCCTAGCCCTATTAAAGTCAtggcaaaactgccattgacATTAATGGGGCAAGATTTCACTCGCAAATTCTGGTTGCCCTTTTTCATTCCCAGTTTATattcctgtgttggttcaacaaTGACGTCAGGTCAAATATGTGAATGAAAGCAGCCAAAGAAGAGCACGAGAAATGAAAGATGAAAAGTTAGGTCTGTGATGAGACACGGTTATTGAAGTCAGTCCTGCAGATGGGGGGCAGACAAAGGGgccagttgtcccagggcccagtgattgaAAGGGTCCTGTAGGACCCACTACATCCATCTGTGGATAACTATTgatgaatattttatttaatcttacaggttgaacctctctcatccagcaccatcaggATCTGACTGAtgtcagacgagagaatttgGTGGCACACGGGTGGTCAGCATTACTTAGCAGCACtaacaacactttcactgcttattgggctcttagaagacagaaaggggtaagttacagctacataacagcacagaacactgagatccaggactgggggctgtagccaaactttatgggactgcgggaaacttagccacacccacgataagtggtcatccaactaactaaaatcatgctggactacggatgttgctggatgagagagttctggattagaggttcaacttgtagtaatTTCTCATAGCTGCTCAAACTTGTTAGTCTTGCAGAACAGATTGAAATATATGATAGTTGCCCCCGAGACTTTATTATTTAAATCAGACTGGAGTTATAAGGGGCTACAaagacaggagggaggagctgagaatATAAGGCCTGTATGGCTTTAAAttacccaaattaaaaaaaatagtagcCTTGGAATACTTTTCATGTACAGTAATTCAAATGTACTGAAAAAAGATTTGAAACTGCTAAGAGTCTGTATCAACCGGATAACATCAGTAATTGTTGTTTGTCCCTCCCAGTTTTCAGACACAGTGTATTTGCATCATGCTAGGCAACTTGAGACACAGAACAAGGCATGTGATGTGAAGAGGCAGAATCTAAACACATATGAGTTCTAATATGCAGTTCACGTGGAAAGACATTAACACATGCCACAAATTTAACAGCCTCCCGTGATCACAGTTGCACAAAGCCCTGGGGAGCAAATTTGTCACGGTTGTAATTTAATTTGTGTCAGTGAAGTTATATTGTGAAGTGAAACTGgccctttttttttaagaaggaaTTACAAGTCACTTCCTGACACAAAGCTGTTGAAGAGGTACCCGACGTGCAGATGCCTCTCCCCCTACTCAGTCTTTACAGAAAAACATTTAGTGTAGGCTCTGACCCAGTAAATCCTTATACAGATGCATAACTTAAAGCACGTGAGTATAAGCTAATGGAATTGTGCTTGTTTCTTTCTGGAAATAgtaatagccatttcaaaataggcactattcctcgtacaatgaggCTTACCTATCTTGAAATaaggcaaccactatttcaaaataattttcaaatagaagttgcattgtgtagatatgggctaagttatttcaaaataatggctgtatTGACATACCCTTAGAGAAACCCTGTTTTTCTTATAAAAAAGATAGCACAAGATATTTACTTTTCCTGTAATACTACTGACTGATCATCAAAGGAAAGTGAAATCTTAAGATCAGGTAGTAAAATGCTTTTCAGTTTCCTCTTATTCTACAATATTTGTTAGAGcccaataaaataaattaattcaacTGAACAGAAAAGCTGAAATTTTAAGCAGCACAGAAAACTTTTTATTAGTTGCTTATGTATTGAGAACATTGTTCCATCCCTGGAAGACATGGTAGTTGGTCAAAAAGAAGCAAATAAGGAtaaaacataatggctacgtctacactagccaaaaacttcgaaatggccatgcaaatggccatttcaaagtttactaatgaagcgctgaaatacatattcagcacctcattagcatgcaggcagctgcagcgcttcaaaattgacatgctcgctgccacgcggctcgtccagacgggtctccttttcgaaaggaccccacctacttcaaagtccccttattcctatgagcagatgggaataaggggactttgaagtaggcggagtcctttcaaaaaggagccctgtctggaagagctgtgcggcggcgagcgcgtcaattttgaagtgccatggctgcccacatgctaatgaggccctgaatatgtattttagcgcttcattagtaaacttcgatatgttcatttgcatggccatttcgaagtttttggctagtgtagacacagccaatgaaaaCCACACAGATCATAAATATTGAGTTGAGGATTTGTTTTTACATGGATCCTCTGGATCATTAGATTGGTGTCAGGAAATTTAGCAGACAATGAGACACAGTATAACCAATTAATTTCCTTTTCTGACTGTGCAACAAGGAAGACAGAGAAGTTGCAGGGACAGGTACTATGCTGAAGGGAGAGTTAGAAATGCTTGGTAGATAACTGGTGAGAGCAGGGGATTTCCAAAggcaaaaaagagaagaaaagtacGTCCATATAATGTCTCAGTTCCGTAAATCACCTAAACACATGCTTGCATCCCCCTGAACTAAACAATGTGCTGCTGTGCTTTGTTGAATAAGGATGGACTCAAGCATATGCTTTAAATTAAGTAGGTGCCTTACTGAAATAGTGCCTAAGTTAATAACTGGCAAGTGCTCTGCTTGTAGTAACCTCATCCTGCTAAATATATGCACTGGGGTGCAGACTAAGATATTCATTGCAAATAAATTCAAAGGCAGAGATATTTATCAGCAAAGggattgcttatttcaaagttactaAGACTCTGCAtccactgtggggaggaggaagatgttTTTTCtcataggctaggtctacatatgccccttccttttgaaaggggcacgttaatgagcaggttcgaaatatactaatgaggcactgcaatgaatatgcagcgcctcattagcataatagcagccgtggtgattcgaaagtgcagctttttgaattgcgcgctgcccatggagaggggaccttccgaaaggaccccctccagttttcgaaagcctttcttcctgtttgtgataggaagaagggctttcaaaaactgggggggggtccttttggaaggtcccgtctccacgggtggcgtgcgatttgaaaaggtgcactttcgaatcgccatggctgccattatgctaatgaggtgctgcatattcattgcagcacctcattagcatattttgaacgtgctcattaacatgccccttttgaaaggaagaggcacgtgtagacccagccatagagatATCTAGCTTGATGTAAAATACTAATGGAGACAAGGAACTGTGTTTTCGCTTCATTATTTTCATCACTGTACAGAGCTACACACCCCTTTGCCCTGAGGTGATGGGCATAGGGTTGACCTAGTCTACCCATAGAAATAAAATGACCTGTGCTTTGTTTACACTAGCATTTTACATTGTTCACTTTCTCAGTGTGAACACACACTGTATTTGCAGCAAAGACATAGCTAGAGAAAACTGCCACAGTGATGTTGGCttcagttacactagcaagttttgctgacaaaacgcCGGTTAGCATTAttatcattagcatatcccaaagtgtctcattagcatcccccttttgaaacagagatgctagtgtagacccagccactatGTTTTGGcctttgaaaaatgaaaacaaacccaTAGTTCTTCCATTTCATTAAGTTCTCAATGTAAAATCTTAGCAGAGGTGAACAagacactttggctgcatctacacttgcattcctctttcgaaagaggcatgcaaatgaggaaaacaaaaaatacaaatgaggtgcagatttacatacctggcacctcatttgcatattcttctttcaaaagaacttcttttgaaagaagaaaagcagtgtaaaaaagggaagaatggttctttcaaagatgggggttactttcgaaagagccgcatttacactgcttttcttctttcgaaagaagaatatgcaaataaggtgccaggtatgtaaatctgcaccttattttcattttcagttttcctcatttgcatgcctatttcaaaagaggaatgcaagtgtagacccagcctatggtTTTAACTCAAGGTTACTCGTTAGGGTAAGCTCCAGGGATAAAACAGAGTGGACCTCAACTagctacatcaaaataaaactACACGTCTTGTTTCCACTAGGGTTCTTCACTGAGTTAGTTATCTCAAAGTATCTTTAGGTGAAAATACACCTGTTTTTCTCTTTAAGTGACAAAGTATATATATCACCGGCTCCCTCATATTA contains:
- the P2RY8 gene encoding S-geranylgeranyl-glutathione receptor P2RY8 yields the protein MLNNTTTLDNETMAMLQNKAITVTLPVVYSLVAIISIPGNVFSLWVFCFHIKPKTPTVIFMINLTITDLSLACCFPFQIIYHINNNNWMFGKSTCSLVTVMFYSNMYSSILTMTFISIERYLGVVCPMKLIKWRRKRYALAACLGMWAFLLLALYPLESTDLTYEVKELGIVTCFDVLKWEMLPNLIAWAAFLFTLFVLLFLIPFIVTVACYIRIIRKLIQTSNRHGSTQKTRSVYLAAIVLLVFITCFAPNNFILLVHMIGRLFFKKSFYPAYKLTLCLSCLNNCIDPFIYYFACKEFYQTFMKVIGQKIKNIDSLETRRESLFSGRTMSARSMSSGPMEGLDGVKVCLQRQESVF